One genomic region from Salvia hispanica cultivar TCC Black 2014 chromosome 2, UniMelb_Shisp_WGS_1.0, whole genome shotgun sequence encodes:
- the LOC125204021 gene encoding uncharacterized protein LOC125204021: protein MGISVPILAIAISLHLIAFVLAVGAERRRSTATVKPDQYDERTYCAYDTDASTVYGLGAFGLLLIAQALIHGVTKCFCFGRGMMGGRRSTTRAVVFFVLSWVIFLAAEACLLAGSARNAYHTKYRAIFHVEHLSCATLRKGVFAAGAALTLLAMTATTFYYWMHTKADTGGWEKHQNEGVGLTPSHFAENQHQMKTGEFDKV, encoded by the exons atGGGGATTTCAGTTCCCATTCTCGCCATCGCCATCTCTCTGCACCTCATTGCCTTCGTGCTCGCCGTCGGCGCCGAACGACGCCGTAGCACG GCGACGGTGAAACCAGATCAGTACGATGAGAGAACGTACTGCGCGTACGACACCGACGCGTCGACGGTGTACGGGCTGGGGGCGTTTGGACTGCTGCTGATTGCGCAGGCGTTGATTCACGGCGTTACCAAGTGTTTCTGCTTTGGGAGAGGGATGATGGGCGGCCGCCGCTCTACTACTCGCGCCGTCGTCTTCTTCGTCCTCTCATG GGTCATCTTTCTAGCTGCGGAGGCATGCTTGCTGGCAGGATCAGCTCGGAATGCTTACCACACGAAATATCGAGCAATTTTTCATGTAGAGCACTTATCTTGTGCCACTCTTCGTAAGGGTGTGTTCGCTGCAGGTGCTGCCCTAACATTGTTAGCAATGACGGCAACCACTTTTTACTATTGGATGCACACCAAGGCTGATACTGGTGGATGGGAAAAGCATCAAAACGAAGGAGTCGGATTAACCCCCTCACATTTTGCA